The Streptomyces sp. BA2 genome includes the window GCATTGACCTGCAGCGCGCCCCCAAATGGGCGCTGCGCGCACGGCGTTGGAAGCTGATGCAGCAGGCGCGCCGGGGCGAGCAGCGGGAAGCGGAGCGCACCACTCGGTGGATGAACCGCAGTGCCGATGACTCGTTCGTCGGGCAGCTCCAGCAGCTGCTCACCTCTCAACGCGGCGGCTCAGCGCAGCTGGGGCGCCGGGGCATGGTGATGACGGCCCCGCCGGTGCGGGTGGACCGGGACAAGACGCTGGGCAAACTCGCCGAGGACGCCCATCTGGTGCGGGTGCAGATCCTGGCGCGCTGCGCCTCGAGCGTCGAGGGCCGCGCCCAGGCGCGCCTGGCGCGCGTCCAGGCCGGGCTCGATGTCTTCGGCGGCTCCGCCCGGTGGGCGATGCGTGGACTGCGCATCGGGCCCTGGCGGCTGGGCGCCGACCGGTGGCCGCACCGGGCACGCTTCGATCTGCGGTGGCGCACCGGGCAGTGCATGCCTCCGGCCGTGAACTGGGTAGGGTTGGAGGAGCTGTTGGGGCTGCTCAAGCCGCCCACCGTCTGGTGCCGGGTGCCGCTGCTGCCCGTTGATCTGCCGACCTTCGTCCACGGCAACCCCGATCTGCTGTTGCAGGGCTGGTATCGCGAGCCCGACGGGCGTCGGCGTCTGGTGGCCACTCACGCCGAGCAGACTCTCTTTGAGATCGGCGTGGGCAAGGCCGGCGGCGGCAAGACGGAACGGGCGGCCGCCCAAGCGGTCGGCTACGCGCACGCCGGTGGCGGGCTGCTGTTCGTCGACCCCCACCACGACTCCTGGCGGCGCGTGGCGCCCTTCCTCGCCCACCAGCCGATCATGGACCGGATCGCGCGGATCGACCTCCGAGCGACGGGCCGCGGCTCCGACCCGCTGATCAGCGCGTGGAATCCGATCGGCATGCATCAGCCGCGCCAGGCCGCCCATGAAGTCGTCGAGGACGTCGTAGACGCGTTTGCCACCGCCTTCGGCTGGGATGATGCGAATGCGCCGCGGGCGATCGCGATCTTTACCCAGGCACTGACCGTGCTGACCGCACTCAACGAGCTGGCCTGCCGAAACGGACGCGGCCAGGACCAGGCCACGCTCTTCCACGTCCGATCGCTGCTAACTGATCCCGGCTTCCGCAGCAGTGCACTGGCCGCCACCGAACCGGTCCTGGACGCGGACTCCCGCGCCTGGTGGCAGACCACCTTCCCCACCTTCCCGCCCGACTCCTTCAACGTGCTGCTCAACCCGCTCACCCGCCTGGCGGCCAACCCCATCACCCGCGCCTTCCTCGGCCAGCCCCAAGGGGTCTACAACATCCGCGCCGCCATGGACCGCCGGATGATCGTGTGGGTGAGCACGGCGGGCAACGGCCCCACCGACCGGCTGCTGGTCGCGCTCCTCAACCGCGATCTGCTGCGGGCCGGGCGCTCCCGGGTCGACATCGCCGAGGACCAGCGGGTGCCCTTCCGCGGCTACTTGGATGAGCTCATCACCCTGGCCACCTCCGGCGCCGACTCCATCGCGAGCATGTTCGAGGACTTCCGCAAGTTCAAGATCCGGCTGCATGCGCTGACCCAGCTCCTCGCCCGGCTCCCCCTCCCGGTGCGTCAATCGCTGGTGCAGAACGCCTCCACGCTGTCGACTACCCGAGGCTCCAGGGCGGCGGTCAGCCCCGTCACCGAGGAGTGGGGGGAGCGGCCCAGCGCCGCCCAAGTCGCCCATCTCGACCAGTTCGACCACTACAGCTCATTCACCATCGACGGTCGCTTGGTCGGCCCGGTGCTGGTCCAAGGTCCGCATCTGGATGAGTTGTTCGCCGAGCAGTACCGGCCCGGTCACGTCGCCGCCCTGGAACAGGCCGCCGACCGCAATGCCCAGGCCCGTCCCCTCAGCCAGCTGACCGCCTCCGCGGCGGATCAATTGGATCGGGTCCGTGCCTTCCTGCACGACCATCTCGCCACCCACGCGCGCCCTGTCGCTCTCACCAAGACAAGGGACTACCAGTGACCAAGCCAGCGACCGCGAGCCCCCCCCCCCCCCGGCCCTCCACGCCCTGCTGCACCCCGAGGCGCCGTTCGCCTCTGCAGGCGTCTACCGGCCCTGGATATCGGGCGGTTGAGTCAGAGGCGTGCCAACTTATCGACATCAGCGACGTGTTGTGACCAGATACGTACCAATTCCAGTGTGGGAAAGGAGGAAACAGTGTGGGCACGGGGAGTCATGGGTCGTAGGCCGGCCGTCACGCATATACATCACCGCAGCTCGAACCAGCCGCGCACTCCCCATCTCGTTTGGTCCATTGGGTCAGCACCGGAGGCAACGGACCCACCGATCGCCTCTTGGTCGCGCTCCTCAACCGTGATCTGCTGCGCGCCGGCCGCTTCCGCGCAGACACCGCCGCAGAGCAGCGGGGGCCCTTCCGCGGCTACCTCGACGAACTCATCATCCTGGCAGGCGCCGGAGGCGACTCCATCGCCGCCATGTTCGAGGACTTCCGCAAATACAAGATCCAGCTACATGCGCTGACCCAACTCCTGGCCCGCCTACCCATCTCGGTCAGGCAATCCCTGGTGCAAAACGCCTCCACCCTCTCCACCACCCGCGGCTCCAAGGCCGCCATCACACCGATCACCGACGAGTAGGGCGAGAGGCCCAGCCCCGCGCAGGTCGCCGCCCTCGACCAGTACGACCTCTACACCTCATTCACCATCAACGGCTGCACCATCGGCCCCCTCCTCGAGGACGTCTTCACCGAACAGCACCGCCCCAGCCAAGTCCACGCCCTGGAACGGGCCGCCGACCACAACGCCCAAGCCCAACCCCAAGACCAACTCACCGCATCCGCCGACGCCCAACTCCAACGCCTTCGAACATTCCTGCGCGACATGACACCAGCAACGACCCGAGCCGACGCCCTCACCAAGAACAGGGACTACCAGTGACCCCCTTCCTGCTCCTCAAGCAGAACGGCAACATTTTCACACCCCACCCTGCGAAGCGCTGCGGCAACAGCTGCTTGACTCGCTCTCCCAGCACCGAATCGCCACCATCGCTCAACTCCATGAACCGCCGCGCCCCACAGCCAGACACCGGTACGTCTCGGAGCTCTTGAACCAGCTGCGCCGCGAGGGCCTCGTCGATTTCACCGTGCTGCCTCAATCCAACCGACCCGCAGGCGCGGCACCCGGGTACGGCCGGGTTCGCTCGACGAGCGCTTCCAGCTCCTGGCCGAACGGGCGGGCGTGCCGTACATCGACGGCAAACAAGTGTCCTCGCACTCGTGGCGAGCTGGAGCGAACGCCGACATGGCCGAGCGGGGAGTTCCGCTCGCCGAACGCAACAAGGCCGGACGGTGGGCCGACGGCTCCCCCACCGCAGACAGCGTCTACGACCGACGCACGGGGTCGGGGCACGCGACCCGCTCGACAAGGTCCCAGAGTTCGGCGGCCCGGCCCTCGCCGCCGTTGCTCATGCCCGCAATACGACGCGGTTTGGTAGGGACGATGCGGCAGCGTCACACGAAGGGGGCGCAGCCGAACAGTCTGATCACGACTTGGCGGACCAGTAGTCGGCGAGCATTTCGCCCGGCCACGTTGGTTCCCGCACGGTGCCGCGCGGACCCATCGTCTGGAAGTACGGCGACAGATCGTAAATCGTAGACCCGACTACTGCGTCCAGATCGGTCACGCGCAGCCGCAGTCCATCGATCGCCAGCAGCCGCGGAACGCTCTGGGCAAGCTGATTGGGGCGCCTGTGGTTGCGGTGCGCGAAGGTGCCTGTGGCTGGCCACAGGGGGTTCCCGCGTGGGCTACGCGCGTGGTACTCGACATCAGCTGGTGACGCCAGGTTGAAGTGCCACACCACCACCAAGTGGGAAAACTCCTCCAGGCCCTGCACAGAGTCGGAGGGGAACTTGGCCTCGTCGAGCTGGATCACAGACTCGACGCCGCCCCAGTAGTCGTCGGCCACCTCGGTTCGGCCCTCGACGACTTCCCCGATGGGCTCGATCTCCAACATCATGCTCATGCCCTCCCGCTATGCCTCAACCCACAGTGATCAATCTACGTTGGTCAGGTACGCAGTCGCGCGGGCATTGAGAACTCCAACGGCGGGAATCCCACGCGCGCGATAGGGCGAGAGGAGACGGCGCATGTCGTCTACTGTTCCGCGAGCCCGGCCCGAGTAAATGCCGTCCTCCATCGCCTCCAGGACGTTGGTCCAGGTCGCGCAGGCCTCCTCAACACTGCCCTGCTTGATCTGTGTAGCCCCCATATATCCAAGTGTGACCGCGTGGGTGCGACGAAACTGCGCTCCTCGGGTCCGGACAGATCGCTGGAACTCCTTGACCGCCCGCTTGGGGTCCCCGAGATCACGAAGAGTGCACGCCGTCTCATGGGCCAGGGAGGCCTCACCGAAGAAGAAGGTGCGATCCGGCTCCCGAATCCCTTCACGCGCCATCGTCAAGTCGTCCTCAGCCCGTACGAGCGCCTGTACTGCCTCCTTGTTGCGCTTGTTCGCCGCGAGGGCGCGAGCGTGAACCACGCCGAGCAGCGCCCGCTCTCGCGGGGTCGCGGAGACGTACCGCTCCCCATGTACCGACGCCTGAGCGAGCTGTAGCGCTTTGCCCCGCAGTCCCATGTCGAGCGCCTGGTGTGCCATGGCCCGCATGATGTGCCCGCTGAGCGGGGCATCACCGGCGCGGGCGGCAAGCTTCAGCGCCGTGTTGAAGCGTTGCAGTGCTGCCGCATGCTCGCCGTTGTCAAAGCTCATCCAGCCGGACAGGTATGCGAGCTCGGCCGAGGCTGCGAACATTGCGCGCCGCGTCGAATCATCAGGGAAGCGCCCGTTGAGGAAGCGCGGAATCTCTAGGTGGAGATACTCGTCGAGGGCACTTCGCCCGTGGCCACCACCGCGTTTCTGGTCCATCCGGGAGAACGCGAGCGTCAGCTCCTGCACTGTTTCCACGTCACCGCGGCCGACTCTCTTGCCCGCCAAGGAGCGTTCCTCGGGTGGCTGTGCCATGGCCCGCCACCACGTTTCGTCAGGCAATATCAGAGACATGGCGGAGTAGACCCCGCCCGCGAGTAGCCGTCGCCGCTTCGCGTCCACACCACTCCCCAAGGCGTTCAGCGCGATCAGCGGATCGACGCTCCAATCCAGCGCCCGCTGCGCTGGCGCATCGGGA containing:
- a CDS encoding ATP/GTP-binding protein, with amino-acid sequence MDSSAPEPLLSALTASLIPSVARDLAAALLWVADHWYLLAVVLAAAGIGGEYLVRHLAAKASQERMALEFTPAPHFDPSHEEIFRRGVELTRASTSLPWWAPRRSKAVRIRLRSDGHAPFSYRLEGPAGAERLLTTTPFGPSVRVAKAKALRDTPRPHEVRAEFILRGNPVASLREVPLQPDPLQPLVDAVADLRADLGDLAEICIDLQRAPKWALRARRWKLMQQARRGEQREAERTTRWMNRSADDSFVGQLQQLLTSQRGGSAQLGRRGMVMTAPPVRVDRDKTLGKLAEDAHLVRVQILARCASSVEGRAQARLARVQAGLDVFGGSARWAMRGLRIGPWRLGADRWPHRARFDLRWRTGQCMPPAVNWVGLEELLGLLKPPTVWCRVPLLPVDLPTFVHGNPDLLLQGWYREPDGRRRLVATHAEQTLFEIGVGKAGGGKTERAAAQAVGYAHAGGGLLFVDPHHDSWRRVAPFLAHQPIMDRIARIDLRATGRGSDPLISAWNPIGMHQPRQAAHEVVEDVVDAFATAFGWDDANAPRAIAIFTQALTVLTALNELACRNGRGQDQATLFHVRSLLTDPGFRSSALAATEPVLDADSRAWWQTTFPTFPPDSFNVLLNPLTRLAANPITRAFLGQPQGVYNIRAAMDRRMIVWVSTAGNGPTDRLLVALLNRDLLRAGRSRVDIAEDQRVPFRGYLDELITLATSGADSIASMFEDFRKFKIRLHALTQLLARLPLPVRQSLVQNASTLSTTRGSRAAVSPVTEEWGERPSAAQVAHLDQFDHYSSFTIDGRLVGPVLVQGPHLDELFAEQYRPGHVAALEQAADRNAQARPLSQLTASAADQLDRVRAFLHDHLATHARPVALTKTRDYQ
- a CDS encoding TrmO family methyltransferase domain-containing protein, whose protein sequence is MMLEIEPIGEVVEGRTEVADDYWGGVESVIQLDEAKFPSDSVQGLEEFSHLVVVWHFNLASPADVEYHARSPRGNPLWPATGTFAHRNHRRPNQLAQSVPRLLAIDGLRLRVTDLDAVVGSTIYDLSPYFQTMGPRGTVREPTWPGEMLADYWSAKS
- a CDS encoding Tat pathway signal protein — encoded protein: MKREVTPQEAGFAVPDAPAQRALDWSVDPLIALNALGSGVDAKRRRLLAGGVYSAMSLILPDETWWRAMAQPPEERSLAGKRVGRGDVETVQELTLAFSRMDQKRGGGHGRSALDEYLHLEIPRFLNGRFPDDSTRRAMFAASAELAYLSGWMSFDNGEHAAALQRFNTALKLAARAGDAPLSGHIMRAMAHQALDMGLRGKALQLAQASVHGERYVSATPRERALLGVVHARALAANKRNKEAVQALVRAEDDLTMAREGIREPDRTFFFGEASLAHETACTLRDLGDPKRAVKEFQRSVRTRGAQFRRTHAVTLGYMGATQIKQGSVEEACATWTNVLEAMEDGIYSGRARGTVDDMRRLLSPYRARGIPAVGVLNARATAYLTNVD